Proteins co-encoded in one Sporosarcina sp. FSL K6-1522 genomic window:
- the yhbY gene encoding ribosome assembly RNA-binding protein YhbY — protein MLTGKQKGFLRSEAHHLQPLFQIGKSGLTASVITQIEEALEAKELIKVNILQNCEQDKKEIAAQLGEQEGMEVVQVIGNILILYKESVEKKRIVLP, from the coding sequence ATGTTAACAGGTAAACAAAAAGGATTTCTACGCAGTGAAGCACATCATTTACAACCACTTTTTCAAATTGGGAAGAGCGGTTTGACAGCATCAGTCATTACACAAATTGAAGAAGCACTTGAAGCAAAAGAATTAATAAAAGTGAACATTTTACAAAACTGTGAGCAAGACAAAAAAGAAATCGCAGCGCAACTTGGCGAGCAAGAAGGAATGGAAGTTGTCCAAGTGATTGGCAATATCCTCATTTTGTATAAAGAGTCTGTAGAGAAAAAACGCATCGTCCTGCCGTAA